A region from the Salvia miltiorrhiza cultivar Shanhuang (shh) unplaced genomic scaffold, IMPLAD_Smil_shh fragScaff_scaffold_61, whole genome shotgun sequence genome encodes:
- the LOC131003057 gene encoding PH, RCC1 and FYVE domains-containing protein 1-like, with product MQMRASNADGFRISISSTPSCSSQGSGTDDIESLGDIYVWGEIWYDEIIDGTVNPNPIKNDVLTPKVVESNVVLDVQQIACGVQHIALVTRQGEVFTWGEESGGRLGHGVEKDFSRPRLVEFLALTNIEFVACGEFHTSALSASGDLYTWGDGTHNVGLLGHGKNGSHWIPKRVSGSLESLHVTSVACGTWHSAVVTSTGNLFTFGDGTFGALGHGDHESVAYPKEVQSLRGLKTVSVSCGAWHTAAIVEVTSHPGVNASSRKLFTWGDGDKNRLGHGDKETYLVPTCVSAIIDYNIQQLACGHNITVALTTSGHVFTMGSTQHGQLGDPQSDGKRPRLVQDALVGQFVEQISCGTHHVAVLTGRNEVFTWGKGANGRLGHGDLEDRNVPTMVEALKDKHVKSIVCGSNYTASICIHKWVAGPDQSFCTACKQAFGFTRKRHNCYNCGLVHCHACLSKKSLRAALAPTPGKPHRVCDSCYLKLKKGADIGNGASLTRRASGTSQRIDRGVGKTSQVLLSNRVDPVKYLDIKSAMRGTSASQVPSRLQLRDVSFPSSFSVLQRALKPVITSAPYPQQASPQPQPYSRPVSPQSQANSAMSMAAIDSLQVANEILTQQVSKLHNQVKSLKQKNESQDTEIQKLKKATQETNSLAAAGSSKCVQAVQAVKTISHKLKEIREKIPLEISESESFKLVQAQVESLLHISGALASEGISLRPPEPTRELNTKEHLIVPQNIDEASIENNGSSVRVNQSRVEGGPGTPETASAKAQREVIEQFEPGVYVTLLQLPNGNKFFKRIRFSKRRFSENQAEEWWTENKERLLRKYNPTRTSNMPGDGTQPESPAEVFHEAAQSFADLNVVQD from the exons ATGCAAATGAGAGCAAGTAATGCAGATGGTTTCCGTATTAGTATTTCAAGTACTCCTAGTTGTTCAAGTCAAGGTTCTGGAACAGATGACATAGAATCTCTTGGTGATATTTATGTGTGGGGAGAGATTTGGTATGATGAAATAATTGATGGAACTGTGAATCCAAATCCAATAAAAAATGATGTATTGACTCCAAAAGTAGTGGAATCAAATGTAGTTCTTGATGTGCAGCAAATTGCTTGTGGTGTTCAGCACATTGCACTTGTTACGAGGCAGGGTGAGGTTTTCACATGGGGAGAGGAATCTGGGGGAAGACTGGGTCATGGAGTTGAGAAAGACTTCAGTCGTCCTCGACTAGTGGAATTTCTGGCTCTTACAAATATCGAGTTTGTTGCATGTGGCGAGTTTCATACATCGGCACTATCTGCATCAGGTGACTTATATACATGGGGTGATGGTACCCATAATGTAGGTCTTCTAGGTCATGGCAAAAACGGTAGCCACTGGATACCAAAAAGAGTTTCTGGATCTCTGGAGAGCCTTCATGTTACATCAGTTGCTTGTGGCACCTGGCATTCAGCAGTGGTGACTTCCACTGGAAATTTGTTCACTTTTGGAGATGGAACATTTGGAGCTTTGGGTCATGGTGATCATGAAAGTGTTGCATATCCAAAAGAGGTCCAATCACTGAGAGGTTTGAAAACAGTTTCCGTTTCGTGTGGAGCGTGGCACACTGCTGCTATTGTAGAAGTTACAAGCCACCCTGGAGTCAATGCTTCCTCAAGAAAGTTATTCACCTGGGGTGATGGTGATAAAAATCGACTGGGTCATGGAGACAAGGAGACTTATCTTGTTCCAACTTGTGTTTCTGCCATTATTGATTACAACATACAGCAGCTAGCTTGTGGACATAACATAACTGTTGCCCTTACTACATCAGGCCATGTCTTCACTATGGGAAGTACTCAACATGGCCAGCTTGGTGATCCACAATCAGATGGAAAGCGACCTAGATTAGTACAAGATGCATTAGTGGGACAGTTTGTTGAACAAATATCATGCGGTACACATCATGTTGCTGTTCTTACTGGAAGAAATGAGGTATTTACGTGGGGAAAAGGAGCCAATGGTAGGCTGGGACATGGGGATTTGGAAGATCGCAATGTTCCAACAATGGTTGAAGCTCTCAAAGATAAGCATGTGAAGAGCATTGTGTGTGGTTCAAACTACACAGCAAGTATATGCATCCATAAGTGGGTAGCCGGTCCAGATCAATCATTTTGCACTGCTTGCAAGCAGGCATTTGGTTTTACTCGAAAACGGCATAACTGTTATAACTGTGGCCTGGTGCACTGTCACGCTTGCCTTTCCAAAAAGTCGTTGAGAGCAGCACTTGCTCCAACTCCAGGTAAACCACATCGAGTCTGTGACTCCTGCTATCTTAAACTTAAAAAGGGTGCTGATATTGGAAATGGAGCGAGTTTAACTCGGAGAGCATCAGGAACTTCTCAGCGAATAGATAGGGGAGTGGGAAAAACTTCACAAGTACTTCTCTCCAACAGAGTGGACCCAGTAAAGTACCTTGATATTAAGTCTGCAATGCGTGGAACAAGTGCTTCCCAAGTTCCATCGCGATTGCAGCTAAGGGATGTTTCTTTCCCAAGCTCCTTTAGTGTCCTTCAACGTGCTCTAAAGCCTGTTATCACATCAGCTCCATATCCTCAGCAGGCCTCACCACAACCTCAGCCCTACTCAAGACCTGTTTCCCCACAGTCACAAGCTAATTCTGCCATGTCAATGGCTGCCATTGATAGTTTACAGGTCGCAAATGAAATTCTGACCCAACAAGTTTCCAAACTGCATAACCAA GTTAAGAGTTTAAAACAGAAAAATGAATCCCAAGATACAGAAATTCAGAAGTTGAAGAAAGCTACCCAAGAAACTAATTCACTGGCTGCTGCTGGTTCTTCTAAATGTGTTCAAGCAGTCCAAGCCGTCAAGACCATCTCACATAAA TTGAAAGAAATTAGAGAGAAAATACCTCTTGAGATATCTGAGAGCGAATCCTTTAAATTAGTGCAAGCTCAAGTTGAATCTCTTCTGCATATAAGCGGGGCTCTAGCATCTGAAGGTATTTCTCTGAGGCCACCAGAGCCAACACGCGAATTGAATACCAAGGAACATCTCATTGTTCCACAGAATATTGATGAAGCTTCAATTGAAAATAATGGTTCATCTGTGAGAGTTAATCAATCAAGAGTAGAAGGCGGCCCTGGTACGCCTGAAACTGCAAGTGCTAAGGCACAAAGAGAAGTCATCGAGCAGTTTGAACCGGGTGTTTACGTGACACTCCTTCAGCTACCAAACGGAAACAAGTTCTTTAAAAGAATTAGATTCAG CAAGCGAAGATTCTCCGAGAATCAGGCAGAAGAATGGTGGACAGAAAACAAAGAGAGATTGCTCAGAAAGTACAACCCGACGAGGACAAGTAACATGCCAGGTGATGGAACTCAACCTGAGTCGCCGGCTGAGGTCTTCCACGAGGCGGCACAATCGTTTGCCGACCTCAATGTTGTACAAGACtaa